A stretch of Porites lutea chromosome 5, jaPorLute2.1, whole genome shotgun sequence DNA encodes these proteins:
- the LOC140936909 gene encoding protein disulfide-isomerase A3-like, with protein MIMRTLLVILFANVAFFAESSDVIELSDDDFKSRTQGEDLMLVEFFAPWCGHCKRLAPEYEVAATELKQNDPPVPLAKVDCTESGKETCSKHGVSGYPTLKIFRNGEVSKDYDGPREAKGIVSYMKKQAGPSSKEIMDMESMKKKMDGSDLAMITGFFDKNEDLRTEFMKVANDYRERYTFLHTTSEEIITEMGHKDEIVIFRPKHLHTKLEPSKEVYTGIPEAFTIKKFIDATVHGLVGHMTQDNSDQFKKPLCVVYYDVDYKLNAKGTNYWRNRVIKVAREFKEKVLNFAIASKGDFSRVLSDIGSKSEDQHAVLITSDDESKYVMKETFSVDTFREFLQQYFAGKLEPYIKSEAVPEENDGPVKVVVGKTFNEIVNDPTKDVLIEFYAPWCGHCKSLEPIYKELGEKLKDVKDIVIAKMDATANDVPPPFKVSGFPTLYFAPMNSKGEPKKYQGGRDVDSFVEYLKREATNSFELPTTDKKKKKKKSKKEKDEL; from the exons ATGATTATGAGAACTCTTTTAGTGATTTTATTTGCAAACGTAGCGTTTTTCGCAGAGTCCTCCGATGTGATCGAACTCAGCGATGACGATTTCAAATCCAGGACACAAGGAGAGGATCTCATGCTTGTAGAATTCTTTGCACCAtg GTGTGGACACTGCAAGAGACTAGCTCCTGAGTACGAAGTCGCTGCCACTGAATTGAAACAAAATGATCCACCAGTACCACTCGCCAAG GTTGACTGTACAGAGAGTGGAAAAGAAACTTGCAGCAAACATGGTGTTAGTGGGTACCCAACACTAAAAATTTTCCGTAATGGAGAGGTGTCCAAGGATTATGATGGTCCAAGGGAAGCAA aGGGTATAGTTTCGTACATGAAAAAGCAGGCTGGACCCAGTTCCAAAG AAATAATGGATATGGAAAGTATGAAGAAGAAAATGGATGGTTCTGACCTTGCTATGATTACTG GATTCTTTGACAAGAATGAGGATCTGCGCACAGAATTTATGAAAGTTGCTAATGACTACCGAGAACGTTACACTTTCCTACATACAACAAGTGAGGAGATCATAACAGAAATGGGACACAAAGA CGAGATTGTGATTTTCCGCCCAAAGCACCTTCACACTAAGCTTGAACCAAGCAAAGAAGTTTATACTGGAATACCAGAGGCTTTTACCATCAAAAAGTTTATTGATGCAACTGTTCATGGACTTGTTGGACACATGACTCAAGACAACAGTGATCAGTTCAAGAAGCCTTTATGTGTTGTCTATTATGATGTTGACTATAAACTCAATGCTAAAG GAACTAATTACTGGCGAAACCGTGTAATAAAAGTTGCTAGGGAGTTTAAAGAAAAAGTTCTCAACTTTGCCATAGCGTCTAAAGGAGATTTTTCACGAGTTTTGAGCGACATTGGTTCCAAAAGTGAGGACCAACATGCTGTGCTTATTACAAGTGATGATGAAAGTAAATATGTCATGAAAGAAACCTTCAG TGTGGATACCTTTAGAGAATTCTTGCAGCAGTACTTTGCTGGAAAGCTTGAACCGTATATCAAATCAGAGGCTGTTCCAGAAGAAAATGATGGGCCAGTTAAG GTTGTTGTTGGTAAAACATTCAATGAGATCGTTAATGACCCAACTAAGGATGTGTTGATTGAGTTTTACGCACCGTGGTGTGGCCATTGTAAGAGCTTGGAACCCATCTACAAAGAGCTTGGAGAGAAG CTGAAAGATGTAAAAGACATTGTTATAGCCAAGATGGACGCTACAGCAAATGACGTTCCACCCCCTTTTAAAGTATCAGG GTTTCCAACGCTATACTTCGCTCCAATGAACAGCAAGGGTGAACCGAAGAAGTACCAGGGCGGAAGAGATGTAGATTCATTTGTGGAGTACCTCAAACGTGAAGCCACAAACTCGTTTGAACTTCCCACTACcgacaagaagaagaagaagaaaaagtcaaagaaGGAGAAAGATGAATTGTAA